From Nicotiana tabacum cultivar K326 chromosome 22, ASM71507v2, whole genome shotgun sequence, one genomic window encodes:
- the LOC107797847 gene encoding uncharacterized protein LOC107797847, which produces MDYSSQQNQYPYHSSQPYNPSHFQPYDRQSSYPNYQYQQGHHQRKQQPPQQYQQPQQQYQQGPHQQKQQPPQQYQQSQQQYSSYYAPNYSNTYHPQQHPQTHQQWRYQTPPIHPPGVSSQPSSSSHGQVHVQLPYQQNLPQRADGVGLGLNPAPVLAVAALAQLTQHLGLHWQSCYPQAEGSGPVIGGPGPGLGAGARPGLGPGPSRLLSHAGQSLDKGGTRGGGQPKSGGRGKFSNIAGVARCELCKIDCGKMSSLKHHESGKRHRKNLKKLEAENKTVSDIQNVQKPSGDLKPGTNMKLDGQHKSGGRGQFSNIAGVARCELCKVDFGKMSSLKQHESGKRHRKNLKKLEAENRTVSDIQNVHKPSGDLKPETNMKPDDLPKEEETKQKPPENIPLDTVPSEIKLGTEVKINDAQCDVVQTCGLKRKMLDDGGQEKKISKAKRRLIEPPKPKVVIPLMCDLCNVKFDTRENLRSHLLGRKHKSKLKCFEGRLGLQALYPPNPITQTAYHWQGVQQIFNGTQVSDPIAGASVLPQTHNATPSATDVTSDSQQNPNP; this is translated from the exons ATGGATTATTCATCTCAGCAAAACCAATATCCTTACCATTCGTCACAACCCTATAACCCATCTCATTTTCAACCCTATGATCGCCAATCCAGTTACCCCAATTATCAGTACCAACAAGGCCATCATCAACGGAAACAACAACCACCACAGCAGTATCAACAACCCCAACAGCAATACCAACAAGGTCCACATCAACAGAAACAACAACCACCACAGCAGTATCAACAATCCCAACAGCAATACTCATCGTATTATGCTCCTAATTATTCAAATACATATCATCCACAACAACACCCACAAACCCATCAACAATGGCGTTATCAAACACCGCCGATTCATCCACCGGGAGTTTCAAGTCAACCCTCTTCCTCATCACATGGACAAGTACATGTTCAGTTACCGTATCAGCAGAATTTGCCCCAAAGGGCAGATGGGGTCGGGCTAGGGCTGAACCCGGCGCCAGTTCTGGCTGTGGCAGCGTTGGCACAACTCACCCAGCATCTGGGCTTGCACTGGCAAAGTTGCTATCCCCAGGCTGAAGGGTCAGGACCCGTGATTGGTGGGCCGGGGCCGGGTTTGGGAGCCGGTGCACGTCCTGGTCTTGGTCCGGGCCCATCTCGATTGCTTTCGCAT GCTGGTCAATCATTGGATAAGGGCGGTACAAGGGGTGGTGGTCAGCCCAAAAGTGGTGGTAGGGGTAAATTTAGCAATATTGCTGGAGTTGCTAGGTGTGAATTGTGCAAGATTGATTGTGGTAAGATGAGCAGCCTTAAGCATCACGAGAGTGGTAAGCGGCACAGAAAGAATTTGAAAAAATTGGAAGCAGAAAACAAAACCGTTAGTGATATCCAGAATGTACAGAAACCTTCTGGTGATTTAAAACCAGGAACAAACATGAAGCTTGATGGTCAGCACAAAAGTGGTGGTAGGGGTCAATTTAGCAATATTGCTGGAGTTGCTAGGTGTGAATTGTGCAAGGTTGATTTTGGTAAGATGAGCAGCCTTAAGCAGCACGAGAGTGGTAAGCGGCACAGAAAGAACTTGAAAAAATTGGAAGCAGAAAACAGAACTGTTAGTGATATCCAGAATGTACACAAACCTTCTGGTGATTTAAAACCAGAAACGAACATGAAGCCTGATGATTTGCCTAAGGAAGAAGAGACTAAGCAGAAGCCGCCAGAAAATATTCCTTTAGACACCGTACCGTCCGAAATTAAATTAGGAACTGAAGTTAAAATCAATGATGCACAATGCGATGTAGTTCAAACGTGTGGTTTGAAACGCAAGATGCTAGATGATGGAGGGCAGGAAAAGAAAATTTCCAAAGCAAAGAGGCGGCTGATTGAACCTCCCAAACCCAAGGTTGTGATTCCTTTGATGTGTGACCTGTGCAATGTGAAATTTGATACACGAGAGAATCTTAGAAGTCATCTTTTGGGTAGAAAGCACAAGTCAAAGCTCAAGTGCTTTGAAGGACGACTTGGACTTCAAGCACTTTATCCCCCTAATCCTATCACACAAACCGCATACCATTGGCAGGGTGTTCAACAAATTTTTAATGGCACACAAGTTTCAGATCCCATTGCTGGTGCTTCTGTTCTTCCTCAGACTCACAATGCCACACCTTCTGCAACAGATGTAACTTCTGATTCTCAGCAAAATCCCAACCCTTGA